One Calliopsis andreniformis isolate RMS-2024a chromosome 9, iyCalAndr_principal, whole genome shotgun sequence genomic window carries:
- the LOC143183194 gene encoding glutathione hydrolase 7, with translation MRYNNSRPTEECPLTKNRSYRHKLSTYCGDGLKFIISCFTILTISITTTLILQILYTEETPQDKAAIHGAVATDYTNCSQIGTTLLRKGGNAVDAAIAATICMTVVAPHKTGLGGGGYAMIYNHKEQVNPFIIDFANNTVEDIFAQNGIRLPAVLKGLEYAHTLKGKLPWSEIVKPSVALATEGFVVSKELETEISKNTNYEILYGHLSAGDILKLHDLGDTLNAVAQNGTNVLYNGTFSQKIFHDKSQLSELLVQLANYKPHTYSAKKSSFYKHTVYYPPHMSILQPMIASLENLKISTENASTIETQIQIAETLIHLNLYSSQMKQNVEEEKYTGVMAMDWEDTYVCIMTGLSAPFGLGDMSSAGFLLDKSDINNNLSALSPIIFHNEKVLCGLRGVFGTDDALIIGQFLYNIIVRGLNVSEAVEYPRYYFSLDELAVENDQKHSVDTRIRNQIHLLVPTLSVDSDSVLKSINAIIKRKDLMSSHSDSRGGGLASRF, from the exons ATGCGTTATAATAACTCTC gtCCTACAGAAGAATGTCCTCTGACAAAGAATAGGAGTTACAGACATAAATTAAGTACATATTGTGGGGATGgtttaaaatttattataagCTGTTTTACTATTTTGACTATCTCTATTACAACAACATTAATTCTACAAATATTATATACAGAAGAAACTCCACAG GATAAAGCTGCCATTCATGGTGCAGTTGCAACTGATTATACAAACTGTTCACAAATTGGAACTACATTACTAAGAAAAGGTGGTAATGCAGTGGatgcagctatagcagctactATTTGTATGACAGTAGTAGCTCCACATAAAACTGGTCTTGGTGG GGGAGGCTATGCTATGATATATAATCATAAAGAACAAGTGAATCCATTTATTATTGACTTTGCTAATAACACAGTTGAag ATATTTTTGCTCAAAATGGAATACGATTACCAGCTGTATTGAAAGGACTGGAATATGCACATACTTTAAAAGGAAAATTACCATGGAGTGAGATTGTGAAACCTTCTGTAGCCTTAGCTACAGAAGGATTTGTTGTATCAAAAGAATTGGAAACTGAGATATCAAAGAACACTAATTATGAAATTCTATATGGACATCTTAGTGCTGGTGATATATTAAAATTACATGATCTTGGCGATACATTAAATGCAGTAGCACAAAATGGAACTAACG TGTTGTATAATGGAACATTTTCACAAAAAATTTTCCATGATAAAAGTCAACTTTCAGAACTTCTTGTACAATTAGCAAATTATAAACCTCATACATATTCAGCAAAAAAATCCAGTTTTTATAAACACACAGTATATTATCCTCCACATATGTCAATTTTACAGCCAATGATTGCATCATTGGAAAATCTTAAAATATCTACTGAAAATGCATCAACAATAGAAACACAAATTCAAATAGCTGAAACTTTAATACATTTAAATTTATATTCATCACAAATGAAACAAAATG TTGAAGAAGAAAAATATACTGGAGTTATGGCAATGGATTGGGAGGATACTTATGTTTGTATCATGAC TGGACTTAGTGCACCATTCGGTCTGGGAGACATGTCTAGTGCTGGTTTCCTTTTGGATAAGAGtgatattaacaataatttatctgcACTCAGTCCAATTATTTTTCATAACGAAAAAGTGTTATGTGGATTGCGCGGTGTATTTGGAACAGACGACGCATTAATTATTGGACAATTCTTATACAATATTATAGTACGTGGATTAAACGTTTCTGAAGCTGTTGAGTATCCTAG GTACTACTTTTCATTAGATGAACTTGCTGTAGAAAATGACCAAAAACATTCTGTAGATACTCGAATACGAAATCAGATACACTTATTAGTACCAACACTAAGTGTAGACAGCGACTCAGTATTAAAAAGCATAAATGCaattataaaaagaaaagaCTTAATGTCAAGTCACTCAGATAGTCGAGGAGGTGGTCTTGCATCTaggttttaa
- the Okr gene encoding DNA repair and recombination protein RAD54-like okr isoform X3: MTTDILEILKEPRMTKVCAPMVRYSKLQFRTLVRQYNSDICFTPMILADSFVQSDKARDNEFSTNDEDKPLIVQFAAKNVHDFLNAAEMVAPYCNGVDLNCGCPQRWAMKEGYGADLLKKPDLVKDLIYQIRSLAPSQRGKRPLLSDISNNVTLSPTVSQVQQVKKKLCRNVKTVEIPEYKAITLSANDVQITQEVISEHEERVKKLLSKPFKIPVPGYQLSGRALGIRLCGPRRPLHDPEEANALIVYSPPELSEHDKLKLDSSKQLVHVVVDPLLCNILRPHQREGVKFMYECVTGKRIEGAYGCIMADEMGLGKTLQCITLLWTLLKQGPEAKPLIEKAIIVAPSSLVKNWYNEIFKWLKNRVQPLAIDGGNKADIDSKLTGFMKTYSRRCVNPILIISYETFRSHAHVLHQDEVGLVLCDEGHRLKNSENQTYQALINLKAKRRVLLSGTPIQNDLLEYFSLVHFVNQGLLGTAQEFRKKFEIPILRGQDAAATDTERQLAQERLTELITVVNKCLIRRTSALLSKYLPLKYELVVCIKMGKLQTDLYKNFIQSDSIKKSMEDSGDSKKGRSLSALSAITLLKKLCNHPDLVYDKILEKSEGFENAAKLMPSNYNTKDILPELSGKLMVLDCLLASVKTTTNDKIVLVSNYTQTLDLFEKLCHKRCYNYVRLDGTMTIKKRAKVVEKFNDPNSSDFIFMLSSKAGGCGLNLIGANRLVMFDPDWNPANDDQAMARVWRDGQKKPCFVYRFLCTGTIEEKIFQRQAHKKALSSTVVDQEEDVARHFTLNDLRDLFKLEENTISDTHSKFKCKRCINGIEVKGPPEQSDCNSDLSDWRHAHNPRNLPDIPLRQCWSSGISFVFHHRSHEQVK, from the exons atgacaactgatatattagaaatattaaaagaacCAAGAATGACAAAAGTATGTGCACCAATGGTTAGATACAGCAA ATTACAATTTAGGACCTTAGTAAGGCAATATAACAGCGATATATGCTTTACACCTATGATATTAGCTGATTCATTTGTTCAATCTGACAAGGCTAGAGACAATGAATTTTCAACGAATGATGAGGATAAACCATTAATTGTTCAATTTGCAGCAAAAAATGTGCATGATTTTCTTAATGCAGCAGAGATGGTTGCTCC GTACTGCAATGGTGTTGATCTAAACTGTGGTTGCCCTCAGCGTTGGGCAATGAAAGAAGGATATGGAGCAGATTTGTTGAAAAAACCAGATTTAGTGAAAGATCTGATATATCAA ATTCGATCTTTGGCTCCCAGTCAAAGAGGcaaacgtccattactttctgACATATCCAATAATGTGACTTTATCTCCAACCGTATCACAAGTGCAACAGGTAAAGAAAAAATTATGTCGTAATGTCAAAACTGTAGAGATACCAGAGTATAAAGCAATTACTCTTTCGGCTAATGATGTACAGATAACCCAAGAAGTTATATCTGAACAT GAAGAAAGAGTAAAAAAACTTCTCAGTAAACCATTCAAGATACCAGTTCCTGGTTATCAATTGTCAGGTCGTGCTTTAGGGATACGTTTGTGTGGCCCTCGTAGGCCACTACACGATCCTGAAGAGGCTAATGCACTTATTGTTTACTCACCACCAGAACTATCAGAACACgataaattaaaattagattC atCTAAGCAGCTTGTACATGTTGTGGTAGATCCTTTACTATGTAATATTTTAAGACCTCATCAACGGGAAGGTGTAAAGTTTATGTATGAATGTGTAACAGGAAAACGTATAGAAGGTGCTTATGGATGCATTATGGCAGATGAAATGGGTCTTGGGAAAACTTTGCAGTGTATAACTCTTTTATGGACCTTATTAAAGCAAG GTCCCGAAGCTAAACCACTAATAGAAAAAGCTATTATTGTTGCTCCTAGTTCTTTAGTTAAGAACTGGTACAATGAAATTTTTAAGTGGCTGAAAAACAGAGTTCAACCATTAGCCATTGATGGTGGAAATAAAGCAGATATTGATTCAAAGCTTACAGGTTTTATGAAGACTTATAGTCGTAGATGTGTGAATCCTATTTTAATAATTAGCTATGAAACATTCCGTTCGCATGCACATGTTCTTCATCAAGATGAAGTAGGACTAGTATTATGCGACGAAGGTCATCGtttaaaaaattctgaaaatcAAACTTACCAAGCACTTATAAATTTGAAAGCTAAAAGAAGAGTACTACTTAGTGGAACGCCTATTCAAAATGATCTCTTAGAATATTTCTCTCTCGTACATTTCGTTAATCAAGGATTGTTAGGAACTGCACAG gaatttcgaaaaaaatttgaaataccAATTTTACGTGGTCAAGACGCAGCCGCAACAGATACTGAACGCCAACTTGCCCAAGAACGTTTAACAGAATTAATAACTGTTGTTAATAAATGTCTTATTAGACGCACTAGTGCCTTACTTTCTAAGTATTTACCTTTAAAATACGAACTCGTAGTTTGCATAAAAATGGGGAAATTGCAGACAGAcctttataaaaattttatacaaagCGACAGTATAAAAAAATCAATGGAAG ATTCTGGAGATTCTAAAAAAGGAAGAAGTCTTTCTGCTCTCTCAGCAATTACACTTTTAAAAAAGTTGTGCAATCACCCTGATTtagtttatgataaaatattggaAAAGTCTGAGGGATTTGAAAATGCTGCGAAATTAATGCCGTCAAATTATAATACTAA AGATATTTTACCTGAATTATCCGGAAAGTTAATGGTATTAGACTGTCTTTTGGCGTCTGTTAAAACAACAACAAATGATAAAATTGTCTTGGTTTCTAATTATACGCAAACTCTTGATCTATTCGAAAAGCTTTGTCATAAACGGTGTTATAATTATGTCAGACTAGATGGTACAATGACAATTAAAAAAAGAGCAAAAGTAGTAGAAAAGTTTAACGATCCCAATAGCAGTGATTTTATTTTCATGCTCAGTTCTAAagctggtggttgtggattgaatctcaTAGGTGCAAATCGTCTTGTCATGTTTGACCCTGACTGGAATCCTGCAAATGATGATCAAGCTATGGCTAGAGTTTGGAGGGATGGTCAGAAGAAACCTTGCTTCGTATATCGTTTCCTTTGT ACTGGTACTATTGAAGAAAAGATTTTCCAAAGACAGGCTCATAAAAAAGCCTTAAGCTCAACAGTTGTTGATCAAGAGGAAGACGTTGCAAGACATTTTACTTTAAACGATTTACGAGATTTATTCAAATTGGAAGAGAATACAATATCAGATACTCATTCAAA GTTCAAATGTAAGAGGTGTATCAATGGTATAGAAGTGAAAGGACCACCGGAGCAATCGGATTGTAACTCCGATTTATCAGATTGGAGACACGCACATAATCCACGAAATTTACCAGACATACCACTACGGCAGTGTTGGTCAAGTGGAATCTCATTTGTCTTTCATCATCGATCACACGaacaagtaaaataa
- the Okr gene encoding DNA repair and recombination protein RAD54-like okr isoform X1: MIRSLAPSQRGKRPLLSDISNNVTLSPTVSQVQQVKKKLCRNVKTVEIPEYKAITLSANDVQITQEVISEHEERVKKLLSKPFKIPVPGYQLSGRALGIRLCGPRRPLHDPEEANALIVYSPPELSEHDKLKLDSSKQLVHVVVDPLLCNILRPHQREGVKFMYECVTGKRIEGAYGCIMADEMGLGKTLQCITLLWTLLKQGPEAKPLIEKAIIVAPSSLVKNWYNEIFKWLKNRVQPLAIDGGNKADIDSKLTGFMKTYSRRCVNPILIISYETFRSHAHVLHQDEVGLVLCDEGHRLKNSENQTYQALINLKAKRRVLLSGTPIQNDLLEYFSLVHFVNQGLLGTAQEFRKKFEIPILRGQDAAATDTERQLAQERLTELITVVNKCLIRRTSALLSKYLPLKYELVVCIKMGKLQTDLYKNFIQSDSIKKSMEDSGDSKKGRSLSALSAITLLKKLCNHPDLVYDKILEKSEGFENAAKLMPSNYNTKDILPELSGKLMVLDCLLASVKTTTNDKIVLVSNYTQTLDLFEKLCHKRCYNYVRLDGTMTIKKRAKVVEKFNDPNSSDFIFMLSSKAGGCGLNLIGANRLVMFDPDWNPANDDQAMARVWRDGQKKPCFVYRFLCTGTIEEKIFQRQAHKKALSSTVVDQEEDVARHFTLNDLRDLFKLEENTISDTHSKFKCKRCINGIEVKGPPEQSDCNSDLSDWRHAHNPRNLPDIPLRQCWSSGISFVFHHRSHEQVK, translated from the exons Atg ATTCGATCTTTGGCTCCCAGTCAAAGAGGcaaacgtccattactttctgACATATCCAATAATGTGACTTTATCTCCAACCGTATCACAAGTGCAACAGGTAAAGAAAAAATTATGTCGTAATGTCAAAACTGTAGAGATACCAGAGTATAAAGCAATTACTCTTTCGGCTAATGATGTACAGATAACCCAAGAAGTTATATCTGAACAT GAAGAAAGAGTAAAAAAACTTCTCAGTAAACCATTCAAGATACCAGTTCCTGGTTATCAATTGTCAGGTCGTGCTTTAGGGATACGTTTGTGTGGCCCTCGTAGGCCACTACACGATCCTGAAGAGGCTAATGCACTTATTGTTTACTCACCACCAGAACTATCAGAACACgataaattaaaattagattC atCTAAGCAGCTTGTACATGTTGTGGTAGATCCTTTACTATGTAATATTTTAAGACCTCATCAACGGGAAGGTGTAAAGTTTATGTATGAATGTGTAACAGGAAAACGTATAGAAGGTGCTTATGGATGCATTATGGCAGATGAAATGGGTCTTGGGAAAACTTTGCAGTGTATAACTCTTTTATGGACCTTATTAAAGCAAG GTCCCGAAGCTAAACCACTAATAGAAAAAGCTATTATTGTTGCTCCTAGTTCTTTAGTTAAGAACTGGTACAATGAAATTTTTAAGTGGCTGAAAAACAGAGTTCAACCATTAGCCATTGATGGTGGAAATAAAGCAGATATTGATTCAAAGCTTACAGGTTTTATGAAGACTTATAGTCGTAGATGTGTGAATCCTATTTTAATAATTAGCTATGAAACATTCCGTTCGCATGCACATGTTCTTCATCAAGATGAAGTAGGACTAGTATTATGCGACGAAGGTCATCGtttaaaaaattctgaaaatcAAACTTACCAAGCACTTATAAATTTGAAAGCTAAAAGAAGAGTACTACTTAGTGGAACGCCTATTCAAAATGATCTCTTAGAATATTTCTCTCTCGTACATTTCGTTAATCAAGGATTGTTAGGAACTGCACAG gaatttcgaaaaaaatttgaaataccAATTTTACGTGGTCAAGACGCAGCCGCAACAGATACTGAACGCCAACTTGCCCAAGAACGTTTAACAGAATTAATAACTGTTGTTAATAAATGTCTTATTAGACGCACTAGTGCCTTACTTTCTAAGTATTTACCTTTAAAATACGAACTCGTAGTTTGCATAAAAATGGGGAAATTGCAGACAGAcctttataaaaattttatacaaagCGACAGTATAAAAAAATCAATGGAAG ATTCTGGAGATTCTAAAAAAGGAAGAAGTCTTTCTGCTCTCTCAGCAATTACACTTTTAAAAAAGTTGTGCAATCACCCTGATTtagtttatgataaaatattggaAAAGTCTGAGGGATTTGAAAATGCTGCGAAATTAATGCCGTCAAATTATAATACTAA AGATATTTTACCTGAATTATCCGGAAAGTTAATGGTATTAGACTGTCTTTTGGCGTCTGTTAAAACAACAACAAATGATAAAATTGTCTTGGTTTCTAATTATACGCAAACTCTTGATCTATTCGAAAAGCTTTGTCATAAACGGTGTTATAATTATGTCAGACTAGATGGTACAATGACAATTAAAAAAAGAGCAAAAGTAGTAGAAAAGTTTAACGATCCCAATAGCAGTGATTTTATTTTCATGCTCAGTTCTAAagctggtggttgtggattgaatctcaTAGGTGCAAATCGTCTTGTCATGTTTGACCCTGACTGGAATCCTGCAAATGATGATCAAGCTATGGCTAGAGTTTGGAGGGATGGTCAGAAGAAACCTTGCTTCGTATATCGTTTCCTTTGT ACTGGTACTATTGAAGAAAAGATTTTCCAAAGACAGGCTCATAAAAAAGCCTTAAGCTCAACAGTTGTTGATCAAGAGGAAGACGTTGCAAGACATTTTACTTTAAACGATTTACGAGATTTATTCAAATTGGAAGAGAATACAATATCAGATACTCATTCAAA GTTCAAATGTAAGAGGTGTATCAATGGTATAGAAGTGAAAGGACCACCGGAGCAATCGGATTGTAACTCCGATTTATCAGATTGGAGACACGCACATAATCCACGAAATTTACCAGACATACCACTACGGCAGTGTTGGTCAAGTGGAATCTCATTTGTCTTTCATCATCGATCACACGaacaagtaaaataa
- the Okr gene encoding DNA repair and recombination protein RAD54-like okr isoform X2 produces MFFIVLKIRSLAPSQRGKRPLLSDISNNVTLSPTVSQVQQITQEVISEHEERVKKLLSKPFKIPVPGYQLSGRALGIRLCGPRRPLHDPEEANALIVYSPPELSEHDKLKLDSSKQLVHVVVDPLLCNILRPHQREGVKFMYECVTGKRIEGAYGCIMADEMGLGKTLQCITLLWTLLKQGPEAKPLIEKAIIVAPSSLVKNWYNEIFKWLKNRVQPLAIDGGNKADIDSKLTGFMKTYSRRCVNPILIISYETFRSHAHVLHQDEVGLVLCDEGHRLKNSENQTYQALINLKAKRRVLLSGTPIQNDLLEYFSLVHFVNQGLLGTAQEFRKKFEIPILRGQDAAATDTERQLAQERLTELITVVNKCLIRRTSALLSKYLPLKYELVVCIKMGKLQTDLYKNFIQSDSIKKSMEDSGDSKKGRSLSALSAITLLKKLCNHPDLVYDKILEKSEGFENAAKLMPSNYNTKDILPELSGKLMVLDCLLASVKTTTNDKIVLVSNYTQTLDLFEKLCHKRCYNYVRLDGTMTIKKRAKVVEKFNDPNSSDFIFMLSSKAGGCGLNLIGANRLVMFDPDWNPANDDQAMARVWRDGQKKPCFVYRFLCTGTIEEKIFQRQAHKKALSSTVVDQEEDVARHFTLNDLRDLFKLEENTISDTHSKFKCKRCINGIEVKGPPEQSDCNSDLSDWRHAHNPRNLPDIPLRQCWSSGISFVFHHRSHEQVK; encoded by the exons ATGTTTTTCATTGTACTTAAGATTCGATCTTTGGCTCCCAGTCAAAGAGGcaaacgtccattactttctgACATATCCAATAATGTGACTTTATCTCCAACCGTATCACAAGTGCAACAG ATAACCCAAGAAGTTATATCTGAACAT GAAGAAAGAGTAAAAAAACTTCTCAGTAAACCATTCAAGATACCAGTTCCTGGTTATCAATTGTCAGGTCGTGCTTTAGGGATACGTTTGTGTGGCCCTCGTAGGCCACTACACGATCCTGAAGAGGCTAATGCACTTATTGTTTACTCACCACCAGAACTATCAGAACACgataaattaaaattagattC atCTAAGCAGCTTGTACATGTTGTGGTAGATCCTTTACTATGTAATATTTTAAGACCTCATCAACGGGAAGGTGTAAAGTTTATGTATGAATGTGTAACAGGAAAACGTATAGAAGGTGCTTATGGATGCATTATGGCAGATGAAATGGGTCTTGGGAAAACTTTGCAGTGTATAACTCTTTTATGGACCTTATTAAAGCAAG GTCCCGAAGCTAAACCACTAATAGAAAAAGCTATTATTGTTGCTCCTAGTTCTTTAGTTAAGAACTGGTACAATGAAATTTTTAAGTGGCTGAAAAACAGAGTTCAACCATTAGCCATTGATGGTGGAAATAAAGCAGATATTGATTCAAAGCTTACAGGTTTTATGAAGACTTATAGTCGTAGATGTGTGAATCCTATTTTAATAATTAGCTATGAAACATTCCGTTCGCATGCACATGTTCTTCATCAAGATGAAGTAGGACTAGTATTATGCGACGAAGGTCATCGtttaaaaaattctgaaaatcAAACTTACCAAGCACTTATAAATTTGAAAGCTAAAAGAAGAGTACTACTTAGTGGAACGCCTATTCAAAATGATCTCTTAGAATATTTCTCTCTCGTACATTTCGTTAATCAAGGATTGTTAGGAACTGCACAG gaatttcgaaaaaaatttgaaataccAATTTTACGTGGTCAAGACGCAGCCGCAACAGATACTGAACGCCAACTTGCCCAAGAACGTTTAACAGAATTAATAACTGTTGTTAATAAATGTCTTATTAGACGCACTAGTGCCTTACTTTCTAAGTATTTACCTTTAAAATACGAACTCGTAGTTTGCATAAAAATGGGGAAATTGCAGACAGAcctttataaaaattttatacaaagCGACAGTATAAAAAAATCAATGGAAG ATTCTGGAGATTCTAAAAAAGGAAGAAGTCTTTCTGCTCTCTCAGCAATTACACTTTTAAAAAAGTTGTGCAATCACCCTGATTtagtttatgataaaatattggaAAAGTCTGAGGGATTTGAAAATGCTGCGAAATTAATGCCGTCAAATTATAATACTAA AGATATTTTACCTGAATTATCCGGAAAGTTAATGGTATTAGACTGTCTTTTGGCGTCTGTTAAAACAACAACAAATGATAAAATTGTCTTGGTTTCTAATTATACGCAAACTCTTGATCTATTCGAAAAGCTTTGTCATAAACGGTGTTATAATTATGTCAGACTAGATGGTACAATGACAATTAAAAAAAGAGCAAAAGTAGTAGAAAAGTTTAACGATCCCAATAGCAGTGATTTTATTTTCATGCTCAGTTCTAAagctggtggttgtggattgaatctcaTAGGTGCAAATCGTCTTGTCATGTTTGACCCTGACTGGAATCCTGCAAATGATGATCAAGCTATGGCTAGAGTTTGGAGGGATGGTCAGAAGAAACCTTGCTTCGTATATCGTTTCCTTTGT ACTGGTACTATTGAAGAAAAGATTTTCCAAAGACAGGCTCATAAAAAAGCCTTAAGCTCAACAGTTGTTGATCAAGAGGAAGACGTTGCAAGACATTTTACTTTAAACGATTTACGAGATTTATTCAAATTGGAAGAGAATACAATATCAGATACTCATTCAAA GTTCAAATGTAAGAGGTGTATCAATGGTATAGAAGTGAAAGGACCACCGGAGCAATCGGATTGTAACTCCGATTTATCAGATTGGAGACACGCACATAATCCACGAAATTTACCAGACATACCACTACGGCAGTGTTGGTCAAGTGGAATCTCATTTGTCTTTCATCATCGATCACACGaacaagtaaaataa
- the LOC143183198 gene encoding uncharacterized protein LOC143183198 encodes MSENFKDQTKHGHIWNYSERAAARSLERRASERRRVRRESSVRRSRPIGDRVSPSRASRPLFPFPPLRFPLASTIFLRRSLCYVEQILETSVDPCSSTHDSLETELTRSVLLVLKTLYPRYCFHVGVQRHFNTPVYAYYSMSHVRVFESRYVAV; translated from the exons ATGAGCGAAAACTTCAAAGATCAAACTAAACATGGCCACATCTGGAACTATTCTGAGCGGGCGGCTGCTCGGAGCCTCGAAAGAAGGGCGAGCGAACGGCGACGGGTCAGGAGGGAAAGCAGCGTTCGTCGCTCTCGGCCAATCGGGGATCGAGTTTCTCCGTCACGTGCCTCTCGTCCATTATTCCCGTTCCCCCCACTTCGATTTCCTCTCGCCTCTACCATTTTCCTTCGTCGTTCCCTCTGTTATGTGGAGCAAATTCTTGAAACCTCTGTTGACCCTTGCTCTTCTACGCACGACTCGCTCGAGACCGAGCTTACGAGATCCGTATTGCTCGTATTAAAAACATTGTACCCTAGATATTGTTTCCACGTCGGCGTACAGCGTCATTTCAACACACCTGTATATGCATATTATTCCATGTCCCATGTACGAGTTTTTGAATCA AGGTATGTGGCAGTGTAG